TCTTTGATGAGATGGGTGAGAAGGGCTGTGAGCCTGGTAGTGGTAGCTATTTTACTCTAATTTACTATCTCTGTCAAGGTGGGCAATTTGATACTGCATTGCGGTTGGGTAAGGAGTGCATGGAGAAGGACTGGTGGCCATGCTTTTCTACGATGAAGTTGCTGGTGGATGGGCTTGTGAAGTTGCTGGTGGATGGGCTTGTGAAGGACTCGAAGATGAAGGAGGCACGAGAGATTGTTGGGAAGCTAAAGGAGAGGTTTCCTAAAACTGCCCAGATGTGGAAGGATGTGGAAGATGGTTGGCCTCAAAAGGGAAGACAATTTAGTTTGTTTGGCTGAGGTAAGACTGAGGAATTGAATAACCATTGTAATTTTTTATGGAACAGTGCTTATCTGTGTGTTGGAATTGCTGGAAATTCTTGGGCTTTTCTGGTAATGAAATGAATTTTGTTGAGGAAGTTTTTGTCTATTAATTCATGGAATGACAATGCTCCATAGGCAACATGCGTAAGTTTTCTCATCTCTTCTTGATTAAGCTGAATGTCAGCATTTAAATCAATTGTGCATCTAAACATGCCTCAGTGCAACTGTCACAACTCCATAGCATCAAAACTCCTGTTGAACTTCAGCTGGACCAAACCCTTAATAACCATGGTTTTACTTTCCCTTTCCCACAAAAAGTCTGTATCTTTTTGCCACTCCCATCATCCAAATCACTTATAACAAATGAGTGTCATATACAtattttaagggcctgtttggatgcctgtaacttttctaaaatgtaacaaagttaTAGGTGACTTTGTTACAgctggtgtttgggggaggaaagtcacaggtGACTTTCTCTCAACCTGTGACTTTCTTACAGGTCTCAACCTGTGACTTTCTTACAGGAGAAAGAGCCGAAAATCTTATAGGCGATGGAGTCGTTTTTCAAGTTACCTATAACTAAGTTACaggtaacggttgaaaattttgaaatgaaaatcgttGGGAAGAATCGCACCTGCATTGAAGAAGCGTACCTACCTTCTCAGATGGAGTGAAGGCTGAAGGGCCATTGAAGGCTACAAGCGGCCATTGAAGGTGAGGCTACAAGAGGTCATTGAAGTCTATCAGGCTACATGCGGGCGCAATGAGGGCTACGAGGCTGAATTGGGGAGAATCAGAGCTTTGTATTGAAGAAGGTTGGTGGTTATTGCTGTATATATAGACATCCATCCCTTTCCAATGtcttcatctccctctctcaagtctccttctccctctctcagtctACTTCTCCCTCTCCCATCGAGCTTCCGCAAGGTACGGAACCCCTTTTCTCTTTTTtgcgttttcctttctttcctttttttttttttttccttttgcgtTGACGGAGACAGTTTGGTGAGGTGGCGTGGATAATGCagatgatctgtggggcccaccatattgtttttgttttatccatgccgtccatccattcttttggatcgttttagggcttgatgccaaaaacgagggatatctaaatctcaggtggaccacaccaccgaaaacaataatgattaaaagtccaccattaaaaaactactagggcccactgtaatgtttgttgcacatccaagctgttgattaggtcataaagacctggatgaagggaacaaaacaaatatcagtttgatcgaaaaaattggtggcccaccaaaagtttctaatggtgggtgttcaatcaacattgtttccagtgatgtggtccacccgaaattttgatgtaccttatttttggctgatgacttaaaattttctggaataatggatagatggtgtggatgaaacaaatacatcatagtgggcccacataacatgtCACATAGCCTTCATGACTTCTGTTGTTTTTTTGTTTATTTGGTATTGCTATGGATCCGAAGATTTGGGTCTATTGATATTGTTGTaatgaatttctttttcatgtttttcttttctttttctttttaaaaatgaggATCTATTTTTCAGCTTCCATTTGTGGGTTCTGATGATTTAAGATTGATGTTCTTGTTTCTTTCCATTTCTTGGGTAAGGAATGATAGGATTGCTGCCATTTCTGTTTGATTGGAAGATCTTGACCATTTGATCTTTGGCCTTCATCAATTAAAATCAGATTGCTGCCTTCTGTTTTGTGTGATAATGGTGTTACAGCTACCCGAACAAGTGAAAAATCAACCCCAGCATGTTTTACCACAGGGGTGAACTGGTCCAGCTGTTTCTTGAAAGTATCTATCTACCACAGGGGTGAACTGGTCCAGCATGTTTTACCCCAGCATGTTTGTGTAGGTGGTTTCGACAAACTGGTAATCTAGACTGTTGAGGGACTGTATTACAATGGAAAAAGTGTAATATTGTTGCTAataaaaataggaaaagaagtaTTCACTTTGATGTTATACAATGGTTCACAGTACATTCAAATTTGTCATGCTCTTTCAAGTGCTTATCATCAGTAAATTACTGCTAGTTGCAGCCAACTGTTAAGAAGTCCCCACTGTGCCTGCATTCATCAATTTCCCATCCATTGACATTAGCCACTATCTGTTTCAAGTCTTTCAAAAAACACTACACCAACCCCTTAATGAAGAGTACACCAACCCCTTATTTTTCTCCTCTTGTATGTTCTTTTGGCACCTTCCAAACCACACCAAAACTCCCACTCAACCAACCAAACTGGCATGTGTGAGAAAACCCCCCCTTATGCAACAACATCATGACTACATGTCCACCTCAGATGATCTGTTTAGCTTCCTCCTCTTAGAGGCTGGGCTGGTATGAGAATTTGCACATGACCCAACTGTAATTTCATCACTTTTATAGCTCAAGCATGCAGCATCCAGCACCCCAATGGGGCTCTGTGGCACTGATGAGACTGGCCTACTTACACATTTAACAGGCCTACTGATCATTGCTATCTCTTAAATTAGTTCAAAACACTTCAATACTCTCTCCTGCAATCCAAAGACAGATGAACAAATTGATCAGATGGTTTGAATTTTAAATTGAACCATAAATGATGGAAGATGAAGGAAAATCCTTCTTTGGGTGGGCACAACTATTTACCTTTTCTACATGCATGCCACAGGAAATGGCCTTGTCCAAATCCACCGTTTGGGATTCTCCTGATACAGATATTGCCACTGCTAAAGCAATCTCAGAGGGCCTGAATTCCAAGAATTCAATCCctgcattttattttaaaaaatttctcttttagaAAAGTCCCAGCTTTGCAAATCTTGGAGAAGAAGGCAAGATACAGACCTTTAACTGCGCTTAAGATGAGTGCGATGCATTGACAAATTGTGGATCTTGGCGGCAGTTTGCCTTCATTGATCCTTTGAAGAAAGTAATCTATGAACGAGAATGGAGTAACAGTTTGCATCCTCCACTTCAAAGTGCTCAACACCAGAAGCTCCATTCTCTGTATAGTCCTAGCTTCAAAGATGAATTTTGATTCTCCAACCTGACAAAGCACATGATATTGGCATTCAGATGTGAAGAAAAAACATATAACATCTTCCAAAAGAAGAGGACTGTAGTAATCCCCAGGCATATTAGATAATTGTCCaaagaatggatggctaggatcttctgattTGTTGGTTATTTCTGACCTTTATGTGCCTTTTATGTGGGACAGTTGGTTATCTGTAAAAGTttatccaaacacaccttaaacATGGCGGATTTAGATCTCATGATGGAGCTAAATACCATGGTTGTAGCAGCTGCGGCAAGTGTATTAATGATCTGTTGGCTTGAGCAAAATAATATGCTAGAAGAGCCTCATGAACAACAACAACCACGTAATTGGATAGGTGCTCAAGCTGCCGATGCGATTATTAATGGGCCGGGGATAACGTGCTTCAATTACATTCGTATGCACAAAGATGCATTTTTTCGCCTTCGCGACATTATACGAGAGAAGAGTCACTTGCAAGGCACATTTGGCATATCCTTAGAGGAAGGATTGGTGATTTTCCTTCATACACTTAGCCATCACGTAAAGAACCATATTATGCAGCATCATTTCAACCATTCTGGGGAAACGATTAGTCGTCACTTCAATAGGATGCTTAACGCAATTGTCGGGCTACATTCCGAATTTCTAAAACCGCCCGGGAATGGGTTGCCTCCTGAGATATTGAATAGTACGAggttttttccttattttcaggTTAGTAAGTACATATTTTGCATTTTATaaattcaatcctaaagtaaggAAAAATAAGTTATACTTCTTTTCCTTAGGGTTGTGTTGGAGCCATATATGACACACACATTCCAGCCATGGTCGGTTTGAAGGAACAAGCTAAATGGCGCAATCGAAAGGGATATATCTCCCAGATAGTCCCGGCGAGTTGTTCTTTTGATTTAAAATTCCAATATATACTAGCTGGGTGGGAGGGATCAACCttagattcatgaatgttagcaGATGTTGTAAGCTGAAACAATAAATTGATTGTCCCAACAGGTATTAATTCAAGTCAATCAACAAATACATATTAATTAGTTAATATGTACCTTAAAATTAAGTGACTTCGGGCTTATGTTTCTTGTAAGCAAATATTATTTAGTTGATGCTGGTTTTGCAAACATGCCCGGTTTCCGAGCACCATTCCGTGGAGTTCGATATCACCTTAAGGAATTCAGATAAGGTTGTGAGCCAAGGACGAAAGAAGAGTTGTTTAATCTTCGTCATTCCTTGTTACGAAATGCTATAGAACGTGCATTTGGAGTATTAAAAGCACGATTTCCTATATCGAAGTCTGCCTCAGCCTATCCTATGTGCACACAAGTGAATATAGTTCATGCATGTGTTATCCTGCACAATCACATTGTGAATGAAAATCATGATCAAGATCTTGAGTTGGagtataataatgataataacgacGATATGGGAGAAGATGTGGACACAAATGAAGATATTAATGGAGAATTCGAAGCTAGTGATAATGAGGATGAAGACGAATTTGAGAATGAATCCGTCATAGTTAGAAGGGAGAAGAAGCGATGGAAAGATTTTAGACTTGCAATTGCATCTGATATGTGGGCAAACTATAATCCACGACGCAATGATAACTAAAtgcttctttttaattttttgtaacgAATATTAATGCTCATATCCTGATTTTAGTCTTCGTATACGAATGTAATATTTCGCAGATGCAATTTAGAGTAatgtttttcaaaatcatttttttttcaattgatatatcttaagtaacttacaaatGTGATATCTTTTTAAGGAATGACGCAACCTTTAAATCCAAACAATAGAGGCCGAAAGACACAGATCAACTGGACCGATTATATGGACGAATGTATGGCTAATATACTAGTTGATGAAGCATTATTAGGAAGAAAAGCCGATAATGCTTTTAGAGAGGTCACTATCAACAAAGTGTGCAAAATGGTGGAAGAAATATTTTCTGTGCATGTGAGTAGTGAGAACTGCAGGAATCGATTACGACTGTTGAAGAGCAAATATCTATTGAATAAGCTTGCGCTGAGCAAGAGTGGATTTGGCTGGGACGATGAAAGAAAATACGTGACTGCCGAAGCAGCGGTTTGGAATGAGTTAATACAGGCAAAACCTGAGATAAAAAAGATTAGAAATAAGCCATTCCCACTGCTTAAGCAGTTCGAGTCTATATACGGAGACGATTCTGCCACGGGGAGTTATGCACGAACTCCAGCTGATCCTGATGAAGAAGATGTTGTGCCAACTCATGCCTTTGATGATATCCAGTTGTCTCCAGTTAACTCCGATGCATATACACCATTTGCGCCCATGGACTCTTCATTTTGGGATGGGAcacaatctgaaactcaataatCTGGAGGAAGTAGTAAAAGGACTACAGGAACCTCAACTCCAGGGCCATCGAAGAAAAAGAAGGCTACTATCGGATCAACTGTCGTAGAAAGATTTGATGGCCTTTGCGGGTCAATAGACAAATTTGTTGCCCTCAAATCTACAACTGATGCTGCACTTATGACAACGAAATTATGAGAGGAGTTGGAGAACATGACAACTATCGATGAAGACATGATGTATAAGGCTTTTAGGTTCCTTTCAGATCGGCCGAATCTTATACATGGGTTCTTTCATAGTGTATCTCCTGCCCAAAGGCATGTATGGTTGGAGAACATGGTTCCTAAATAGATTACTTTAGTTTAATGTTATTTATTTTTGACTTTCTTTCCCTTAAAGCATTGTAAACATATCttgtgaagaaaatgaaaaaatttgCTTGGATATGTTACATTCAAGTTTTTTGCCCACATTATTAGCATTTTgaaaacatgggcccacttttatagcccacctgttgattagtttagcctaagaatcggccaaactattcatttacatgagcttaataaaatggaataattttatccCGATCTTTTTTATGTGTTAATCTGATTTTTCAATGATTTTCTATTTCAACTCTATCTAGTGTGAATATTCAACTTATTACctgtaacaaagttacaggttatTCAAACAGAAAAACAAAGTTACCTAtaagtaagttacaacttacatccaaacaggattacctgtaacttacttacacctgtaagtaagttacatgtaactttcttacaacttaaaaaagttacaggcatccaaacaggccctaagtttaCCAGAGTAAATTTTCCATAAATGATTCAGCATATCAAGCTCATGGACTTGACATGGATATGTTTGATGTGGCCCAGGTGTGGCACCAGCTGTCCATTCCAATGTTACCAAGATCACCAACCCCACCTCATTcttttgacaaaaaagaaaaagtaaaaaaaaaaggcGGCACTAGTTAGTCATAGCTTGCTGCATCACTTGCGTTTTCATCATCCAATGCACAAACATGGTTGATAGTTTTATGTTATTGTGGATCAGCTTCTAATAtaactttctttaaaaaaaaaaaaaaaaaagttttttcgTTATTTTAGAATGGAGATATTGAATATAAGTTTGTGTTTTACAATGttgatattgatacattgactTGAGCAATAGAAAGTATGTCACATAcctggaaaaaaaagaagaagcaggcATGCCTATGATGACAAAACATTCTTCTTTTCACATTCAATTAACATATCCAgttgtgcatgcatgtgtgtccGTGTGTATTGCATGTATGTAGTAGTATGTACTGGATCATCCCACATGATACCCATAGCATACATAGAATAACACATACTCGTGCCCATCCTAGCCCATGTACTGGAGCAACCGCAATCCGCGCAATCTGGGTCTCTTCTTGAAGACTGTTTCTCGTGATCTTGTGGCCTCGTCGTTTGAATCTTCGGTGTGCCGTCATTTGCTATTATTGTTTTTGCTTGTATTGCTAGAAATAGATAGCTTTATGTGATGTATCTTTAAACTTATGGGTGGTTGACCACTCCCATAATCCCTAAGCTCCCCCCCCCCTGTAAGCATTTgaattgagaaaaactttgatactctagctgagtgtgatggatgattcgCAGGCAGTTTGAAACGATGtagaattgtacatgtggcatacaatttagtcaaattaaactgtccaaattatttcTCCCAGTTTAGATCTACCATGAACAAAAAATTAAACTCATTTCATTATCTGAATATTGTATTggcggacatttattggatgattaaaaatgaaaaatattcaatggtctTATTTGAAGAAACAAGTATCCTTAGATTAGAGGTTGGGATTGTTcccaccaatctgattttgagactGTGAAAGTGGGTTCCACATTTTAGTTGCTTTAACTTGAGTTATTGTTTGCCACTATTCAatctgtctttttttcttttttatttttaaagaaataaGGAATTTATAATGGAGTTTCTCTATGGATGGGAGTGCTCTCACAGTGTAAGCACAATCATGACTGCTCATTCCGGTGGGACACCCTCACTAGCGAAAAAATTACTCCAGTTCTCTGATCAGTGGTGTGAAAATGGATTGTTAATGAATTTGAACATCTATATTCACAAGCAGGAAATTGTTCACTTGCAGTGGCATCGCCCTATGGGATGGTGGAAACTCAAACTTTGATGGCTCTTCACTTGGGAATCCGGGTCTGAGCAGAACTGGGGGAGTTGTTAGACGTGAAAAGGTTCCATTACTCTCTCCTGCTTGAGGCCCCAGGCATGGGCGATGAACCAGAGCAAAGGCATCGAGGGAAGGTTTCTGTAAGCTTCCATGTCTGATGATTGCTGAAGGAGATTCTCTAAACTTCATTCCTAGGCATAGAAAGGCAAGTGGACCTTGGAAGTTCTCCCTTGTTTTTATTGACATTTGCCTTCTTGGTTCAATGCTAAGCATAAAGGGTCATTTGGTACCCCCAAAATCCAGGTTTCTGGGCACTTGGGAATTGAAATCAGGGCTTGAAACAGGGTAGTGCTTGGCACCCCTGAAAATCATGGATTTCAATTCCAACCAGATTTTAAATCCAAGAAAGGCCCccctttttttaactttttttggGAAAAAGCTAAGTTGTAGAGTCCAGGATTTTCAATTTTCTCCCATTGTTGTTAAGGTATTCACACTCATTCATATTatgggatatttttattttcattcgcATTCATGCCATGATGATAGGATGCCATAAAAATCAAGCCTAtgtaatcattatgtgggccattGACAACTGCCCTAAATaaaatatagaattttatttcacGAGGGAAATTAATGGGACCACATTTAGGTCACTTGATGCTTGGAATCGACTTATTAGGCCAATGCTAACTTACAAATACAATACCTCTATATAGTGATTTTCTTAGTATTGCATGCATGCTATATTAAATTATTTAAGATAATTCACCTTGTCACATTTATTATTCTGTGATTTTACACAAAACAATTTCAGAAATCTCTAAAGTAAAAAAGGCAGCTGTGAAACATAATTTTTGAATTCCAGCCCCCAGGAGGGTTCACCCATAAAAGGAACTGTAATAATGCATTGCTTCatcttattttgatatcaatatctttgaagtaataaataaaaaagaatgttTAGAGCCATGTTGGAGGACTAGTTTGTTGATTGAGTGGCTACAGGCATTCAAACTGCTGCCCTTTCTTATTTTCCTGTCCTTTCATGGTCCAGATTGCTGATCTAGTAAGAAGTCTGCTCACATGTTAGCATGTTGATTGAACAGGTCCCATGTGAACCTCGACAACAGATCGGTTGGAAAGAGCTGAAGGTAATTCCAGATTCGATGTCCCCAAAAACAGAAGCATCATGAAACACTGCATACCATAAAGTCACTCTCAGCCAAAGAACCAGAGCTTACGAGAGGATTTTAAAAGCTGTAGTCCTGAGCCCCAGCTACAGCTATTTGGGGGACTTGAACTTTTGGATCCGACTCCCCCTCACCACAGCGAATGTGGTGTGTTTTTGagagatccaggctgttcatcaggtgtgccCTATGTGCATtggcctgaaaatcaggatgCTACAGTCATCAGGCTGGCCACAAAAACACA
This region of Magnolia sinica isolate HGM2019 chromosome 1, MsV1, whole genome shotgun sequence genomic DNA includes:
- the LOC131243919 gene encoding cyclin-D4-2-like; this translates as MPGDYYSPLLLEDVICFFFTSECQYHVLCQVGESKFIFEARTIQRMELLVLSTLKWRMQTVTPFSFIDYFLQRINEGKLPPRSTICQCIALILSAVKGIEFLEFRPSEIALAVAISVSGESQTVDLDKAISCGMHVEKERVLKCFELI